The following are encoded in a window of Panicum virgatum strain AP13 chromosome 5N, P.virgatum_v5, whole genome shotgun sequence genomic DNA:
- the LOC120675030 gene encoding pentatricopeptide repeat-containing protein At5g15010, mitochondrial-like gives TAGTSRRRRRCCAGSSRLATSSGDHVTDGGGGDGEDDPFSFPDQYQQQLPPDVARGVDSVVAAAQINASNAADAARALDRCGAEASEPLVVAALARLRNSCAAAHTAFRWATAQPGYAPGRRPSHSMLAILAQHRHFDDARALLDEMRRASTASPAAVLLLIRRHCAARDVAGAVATFRALPSFGFCPGVAKFHGLLSGLCRYKNVQDADHLLMSSQKEFPFETKSFNIVLNGWCNIIASVREAKRFWNAMGNLGIDRDVVSYGSMISCFSKSGSLDSVMKLFNRMKEAGIAPDRKVYNAVVYALAKGCCVEEAKMLFQTMEEKKVAPDTATFNSLIGPLCKARRVQQAMETFHAMLGRGLPPSVRTFHALLNVARPSDVFDLLLWMKELRCEPEMDTYIMLIRKFCRWRQYESVEKLWSAMPANGLSPDRSAYIVLIHGLFLNGRLEEASKYYEEMKAKGFAPEQKTQEMIQAWLAGRELAKASALGRSKGGSVSLRLPRK, from the coding sequence ACAGCCGGCacgagccggcgccgccggcgatgtTGCGCAGGGTCCTCGCGCCTCGCCACTTCTTCCGGAGACCACGTCAcagatggcggtggcggcgacggcgaggatgaCCCCTTTTCCTTCCCGGACCAATATCAGCAGCAGCTCCCGCCCGACGTCGCCCGTGGGGTGGACTCCGTCGTCGCGGCGGCCCAGATCAATGCCTCCAATGCGGCGGACGCCGCGCGGGCCCTCGACCGGTGCGGCGCCGAAGCGTCCGAGCCGCTCGTGGTGGCCGCGCTTGCGCGCCTCCGCAACAGCTGCGCCGCTGCGCACACCGCATTCCGGTGGGCCACGGCGCAGCCCGGGTACGCGCCGGGCCGGCGCCCGTCCCACTCCATGCTCGCCATCCTCGCCCAGCACCGCCACTTCGACGACGCGCGCGCCCTGCTCGACGAAATGCGCCGCGCATCGACGGCCTCCCCGGCCGCGGTGCTTCTCCTCATCCGTCGCCACTGCGCCGCGCGGGACGTCGCTGGCGCCGTCGCCACGTTCCGCGCGCTGCCGAGCTTCGGATTCTGTCCTGGCGTCGCCAAGTTCCACGGCCTCCTGAGTGGGCTATGCCGGTACAAGAACGTTCAGGACGCGGATCACCTGCTCATGTCCAGCCAGAAGGAGTTCCCCTTCGAGACCAAGAGCTTCAACATCGTGCTCAATGGTTGGTGCAACATTATCGCCAGTGTTCGGGAGGCGAAGAGGTTTTGGAATGCCATGGGGAATCTGGGCATTGACAGGGACGTTGTGTCGTATGGGAGCATGATCTCATGCTTCTCAAAGTCTGGGAGTTTGGATTCTGTCATGAAGCTCTTTAACCGCATGAAGGAGGCTGGCATTGCACCAGATCGGAAAGTATACAATGCAGTTGTGTATGCACTAGCAAAGGGATGTTGTGTGGAGGAGGCGAAGATGCTTTTCCAGACTATGGAGGAGAAGAAGGTTGCCCCGGACACAGCGACTTTTAACTCTCTCATTGGGCCTCTTTGCAAGGCTCGTCGTGTTCAACAGGCAATGGAAACGTTTCATGCTATGTTAGGAAGGGGCCTGCCTCCTTCAGTGAGGACCTTTCATGCATTGCTTAATGTGGCCCGACCCAGTGATGTATTTGATCTGTTACTTTGGATGAAAGAGTTGCGCTGTGAGCCAGAGATGGACACTTATATTATGTTGATCAGGAAATTCTGCCGATGGAGGCAGTATGAGAGTGTGGAGAAGCTATGGAGTGCAATGCCTGCAAATGGGCTGAGCCCTGATCGGAGTGCGTACATTGTGTTGATACATGGATTATTCCTAAATGGAAGACTAGAGGAGGCATCAAAGTATTACGAAGAGATGAAAGCTAAGGGCTTTGCACCAGAGCAGAAGACTCAAGAAATGATACAAGCTTGGCTTGCAGGTAGAGAGCTTGCCAAGGCATCAGCTTTGGGTCGTTCAAAGGGTGGTTCAGTGTCTCTCAGACTTCCCAGAAAGTGA
- the LOC120675963 gene encoding NAC domain-containing protein 68-like → MAMAAAAAAAEGSGHRDAEAELNLPPGFRFHPTDEELVVHYLCRKVARQQLPVPIIAEVDLYKFDPWNLPEKALFGRKEWYFFTPRDRKYPNGSRPNRAAGTGYWKATGADKPITPKGCARAAGIKKALVFYSGKAPRGVKTDWIMHEYRLADADRAPGKKGSQKLDEWVLCRLYNKKNNWEKVKVEKLEAAPHRHHRQSAGEVRDALADSMSDSFQTHDSDIDNASGMQNSFGNMAQQGLQAMRNGLGPVTVKEDNDWFTGPNLDELQAPYSMAQMVNPIPVHQTMNLAAGQGHGYLQSMSSPSMKMWQTILPPF, encoded by the exons atggcaatggcggcggcggcggcggcggcggaggggagcggGCACAGGgacgcggaggcggagctcAACCTGCCGCCGGGGTTCCGGTTCCACCCCACCGACGAGGAGCTCGTGGTGCACTACCTCTGCCGGAAGGTGGCGCGGCAGCAGCTGCCCGTGCCCATCATCGCCGAGGTCGACCTCTACAAGTTCGATCCCTGGAATCTCCCAG AGAAGGCGCTGTTCGGCCGCAAGGAGTGGTACTTCTTCACGCCGCGGGACCGCAAGTACCCGAACGGCTCGCGCCCCAACCGCGCCGCCGGGACGGGGTACTGGAAGGCCACCGGCGCCGACAAGCCCATCACGCCCAAGGGCTGCGCCAGGGCAGCGGGCATCAAGAAGGCGCTGGTGTTCTACTCCGGCAAGGCGCCCAGGGGCGTGAAGACCGACTGGATCATGCACGAGTACCGCCTCGCCGACGCGGACCGCGCCCCGGGCAAGAAGGGATCCCAGAAG TTGGACGAGTGGGTGCTGTGCCGGCTGTACAACAAGAAGAACAACTGGGAGAAGGTGAAGGTGGAGAAGCtggaggcggcgccgcaccgccaccaccggcAGAGCGCGGGGGAGGTCAGGGACGCGCTCGCCGACTCCATGTCCGACAGCTTCCAGACGCACGACTCGGACATCGACAACGCCTCCGGCATGCAGAACAGCTTCGGGAACATGGCGCAGCAGGGGTTGCAGGCCATGCGGAACGGCCTCGGCCCCGTGACGGTGAAGGAGGACAACGACTGGTTCACCGGCCCGAACCTGGATGAGCTGCAGGCGCCTTACAGCATGGCGCAGATGGTGAATCCTATCCCGGTCCACCAGACGATGAATCTGGCAGCTGGGCAAGGCCATGGCTACTTGCAGTCGATGAGCTCGCCGTCGATGAAGATGTGGCAGACAATCTTGCCACCATTCTGA
- the LOC120675029 gene encoding neural Wiskott-Aldrich syndrome protein-like, whose translation MAAGEEDGWRGEAPRPPSSIAPATAVQGCPEHRRCCPKLPASAAPTLVVPSRRRTPPPPPPPPSLAAPEHRPCCLGPPASADPALSRATCSAPPPAVPRTTPAPAKSSAPPPPLALRPAGGSASLPLQLATYYSRSEQREEGGAGGLSRRPCPRHRRWPG comes from the coding sequence AtggccgccggggaggaggatGGCTGGCGCGGGGAGGCGCCGAGGCCGCCGTCAAGCATTGCCCCTGCCACCGCCGTCCAGGGCTGCCCCGAGCACCGTCGCTGCTGTCCCAAGctgccggcgagcgcggcccCCACCCTCGTCGTCCCGAGCCGCCGTCGAACACCGCCCccacccccgccaccgccgtccctGGCCGCCCCCGAGCACCGCCCCTGCTGTCTTGGGCCGCCAGCGAGCGCCGACCCCGCCCTGTCCCGCGCCACCTGctccgcaccaccgccggcgGTCCCGCGCACCACCCCAGCTCCCGCCaagagctccgcgccgcccccaccgcTTGCTCTGCGCCCCGCCGGTGGATCCGCTTCGCTCCCGCTCCAGCTCGCAACTTACTACTCGAGAAGCGAGcagagggaggaagggggcgCAGGTGGCCTGAGCCGAAGACCATGCCCACGTCATCGCCGGTGGCCGGGTTGA